The genomic stretch TGAAATCTGagtttatttaatgcttttccATAATACAAAGCAGTGAAAGGAGATTCACATTCTCTTTTAAGAAACTCACAGAGATTTACCAGAAATCTATTCGAGACTGTGCCACTTGCATTACTTCACTTATAAGCAGTTTGATCAGGGTGAGTCTCTCTCCAAATATTGGATAAATGGCATTTGAAGAGATTGACTGCTTAGGAGGCCATCTATCAACTACATCTTTAAGAGTGATATTAAAGTCTCCTCCAACAAGTAAACAAGCCTGTGGATATTTCTGAAACCAAAACAATATTCCGACATCTAAGGACTTAAAAAGTTCATGACCAAACCCATACTTAAAGCCCCTATGGTGCTCACATTGGCCTCATAATGGAAAGCATGcagtatatacatttatttttaacttggTTATAGAAgtctattttgttttgtctgcaaCAATAAGTGAGTGTTacatctttctttctatctcggtttgtgtctgtatgtattttttaatgagATGACCATATGTTTAATTTGCTAAACCATTAATTTGTTGAATACAATGTGCAGTTTGGTCatgtagcagtgtgtttattGATATCCGATTAATAATTTGTAGCTAATAAGTTGTGTATGACTTCTGGAGACTTCCATGTTTTGTTCAAAAAGGTAGTAGTAGATACTAGGAATACAATATGGTTTGTTGCATGGACTTATAGCAGAATTGGGGCTTTATGTTGTTTACTGTTACTCCTATGCACTAGACAGTAAATTGACTGCACTACAAAGATGCCTTTTCTCCATAAGTTGATGTTTATATAGCAAACATTTAGCAATTCATCAAATTTCACAAAAGTGTGAGTTTGACCATGAACTTAAATTACTGGCTGTTTATAACATGTTACaacattgtgttgttttaacAGCATAAATTAGCCACTAGGTGGCATAGTGATGTGATAAATTTAACATTAGTATAGACTCTGCAGTTCAGCCTGCAGTAGTGCATCTCTAACAGTCTTTTACATCAGGGTGTCCAGTCTTATCTGTAAATGGCTGGGGTGAGTGCGGGTCAGTGGTGGGCCGTCAGGACCAGCAGGGCTTTCTCTGTGTATGAACGTGAAATTCAGTTTTGTGAATTTCCATAAATATCTACACCTAGCTTAACTTTAGCTTAATTTCACTGGTTGTCTGTACCTTTCATAAGTTGAGACAACACCATGTCGCTAAGGTTCATACTCTGCAACTAATAAACGTAGACCTACTagcattatattttgaaaaggtagattatcttaatatcaaaatcttaaattttctctggactcaatgataaatacatgtctgatcgttggaacaaaccaaaaaaaaaattaaatcgcattcatgacgatttatggtgctTTTATTTCCGTTAGACCTTTGCCTACATGGACGTTGATGCAttaaagaggagggggtccccgttccaagatggcggctctattgacgcattcgttccaatgaacTGCAGTACTCAAGGCGacagtgtagatatctatggtgAATTTCAAAGAAAATGACAACTGCTGTCATCTTAAAACGCCTTTTTGAAGGTACACTTTTGCAGACGAAAGTGAAATAGTTGAGAAAGAAAGACCTACACCCAAACTGGATTCAATAACAAAGGACGGCAAAGGTTTTGTGCGCCATTTTAAAGATTGCAATTATGAGCGCTATGAGTGGCTAACAGCTAGCACCCAGCACAAGAAGTTATTTTGTTGGCCgtgtttactttttaatacGAGTAAAGGGACATGGAATGATTGTGGCTTTGACAGTGTGGACAGACATTTCCAGAGGCAGAGCTCAGGATGGAGAACTATACGGTGCACAGTTTGACCTGTACAGGCTCAAAGCTCAGCTCAAAGTCATGTATAGCATGTCAAACTTTCGCGGTAAAAGTGTAAGCGATCTCCTGAATTGTCTGAGGACGACAGGCCTTGCAGACAGTATGACAGAActttacacactcacatgccTGATCCTAACAATACCAGTGTCTGCAGCCTCTGTGCAACGCTCGTTTTCGGCTCTCAAACGGAGTAAAACCTACACAAGGAGCACAACTGGACAATCAGTGCTGCCTTCTTTGGCCTGTCTCTCTATTGAGAAAGAATTATTCAATCAGCTGAAGCAAAAAGGACAACTGTACGATGACGTTATTGAACGGTTTGTCAAAAAAGACATTGTGAATGGGACACTATGAGGGATTACATACATGCAGGGATTTAGTCTGAATTCAACCCACCCTTACCTAGCATACTGTTTTAGGCTAATTGTTGATCAGCTGTCATGTTGCTGAGTGCCTGTATGTGCAGCCGAATATGCGCATTATTTGCACATGGCTGCGTTAGCTGTAACAGagtgttacagtatgtatgtggtTTACATGCTTACTGAAAGCCCTGACTGAAACCCCACCGCACGCCACTGATTAGTAAaaatgtgtgtacataatgaATTTTACTTTGACTacaagcgtgtgtgtgcattaataCGGTCTGGGTTATGCTCAGTTCACTGggatatttacttttaaaacgTGACGTCAGTGACGTCAGAGACAGATGTTTTGGCGCTACTGTGGTATCTATAGTAACGCTGATGTTATTATTTGAAAATGATAGAAGAAGAAGTTATCTGAGCATCAACTCAAAGCGCGACTTGAGCAGAGAAAGTGATCATCGAAACTCCGTCCGCTAAGGTAAGAAgtctataaataaattcagtatcTGGAAATAGTGAGTGACTGCGACATGTCTACACTGATTTGTCCTGTTTCTTCATCCTAAAGTGTAAAACCTTCAGGAAAATGagtagaaaaatagaaatacaatGATATTACATTAGTCCTAAAGGTTTTCTCATCCTAAATGACAATGTACTCTTGAGTAAAATCCACAAAGACAATCCGGCTCGTTTCGCTTTTTGGTTCCGCctcatatgtatttattatggaCACTGGTGCATATCATGTGCAGAggagaagggaaaaaagctgaaaaagtCTCAGATTTATGCAAATCACAAGTGAATATCGTCTACGAGGCTGATGGATTTGTCCAGAGGCggacaaaataatttaaacacaacagtaaccatataaaaacagcaaataaatcaacaaacaaatatatttattccaCAGTTTACATGAAAAATGAGAAGAACTTCTCTGGAACGTTTGGCACCAGATAGAGGCAACTACCTGGAAAACATCTCTTTTCCTGGCCCTCTGATGAGGTGAgtccttttttctcctctcagattcacacacacacacacacacacacacacacacacacacacacacacacacacacacacacacacacacacacacacacacatgtcataAGGTGGTCAAAGTCTATGTTCAGTAATCCATATCCATCTATTACAGCAGTAAGACCCAGAAGGAGGATGTGATGCGGTTTATCGAGAGAAAATCCCAGGAGTGCCTACAGCATGTGGAGGAACCCTACCAAAAGGAAGCGTATTTCTTCTGGAAGCTTATGGAGCTGCGTTGCAACCAAAATGGAGtaagtgttttatttgcttGTGTCTAAACTGACCATTGTGGTTTAATCAAAATTATTCATGATAAAAGCAGCAAGAGAATTTATCTGCAAAAACTCAAAATTGGTCTGAATTGTAAGcacatgaatgaataattatactGTACCTAGAGTAGGTATGGAAGTTAAAGATGTTTCTTCTACAGAACACACTGCTGGCTGAAGTCGCTGTGCTCCTGTTTAAGAACTACAGACTCCTGAAGAAACtggtatacatttttttttatctttttgaaGTCTTGTAACGATATTAGTTATACCTTTGTTTATTAATACATCAGCATCACTATCTGTCAGTTTTTTATACTGtcattgtttttgctttatatttCGCTCACTAATGTGCCAATTCCTGTTTCAGCTAGGGGTTAACAATCAAGATAGCTGGTGTCTTCCGCTGGCGAAACTTTTATGCTCTGACAACCCAGAAGACCAGATACTGAATGATGTGATTCAAATGGGACAGGACCTTGGTATGGACGACagtaacaatattttattaacttcacATGTTGTAATTATGTCGTAAACACTGGACTGTTCCATGAACCCAAATCCTTACATGTATGTTTGGTCTTTCATCTGCAGACTCCAAAGGACTGACCCATGCTGCACAGCTGTGTTACATAGTTGCAATGGAGGAGCTGCAGATTTTAGAGAGATCCAGCTTCGAGCTCATTGGCTGTGACAGGTATtgggtgtgtgcttgtgtgagagagtgtgtatgattaATTTTTGACTTGCTATTGAAAAACCTTTGTCGTTGTGCAGACTGGGAATCAGCCAATCAGCCATGAGGGAAGCGATTGAAAAAACTGAGGTATACGAATACGTATGTTGGCTGACCACAGGGTTCTCCCAGCCAAACTTCCAGGTTGgactttctctttttatttcttaatatttcttacaattttgttatattctttTTATAGTGTACAAATTTCAGCATGAACCTTTTTACAAAGAAAGAataactctgtctgtctatcgTAGAGCTTCAAGTCCTATCACGCCATCAGGCTATTTGAGTTTGGCCTTTTCGACCAAGCCTTTGAGTACTGCCAGACCATCGCTACAGCAATTGCTTCCTTTCCACAAGAAATCTCAAAGACCACGATGAAACTGACCATTGCGGTAAATAGAATTATCAATATTTGTGAAGTAGTTCCAAGTTAttatatgcaaaatatttaGCCAGTTTTCTTCCCCTGATTGCCTTGTAGCTTTCAGAGACGCTACACCAAGGGAAGGGAAAAGAACCAGAGTGGCTGCTAAATCTTCGTCAACTGTACGCAGATAAAGTGTTTATGCCGATGACCCCAGAAGGTAGCCTAATGTATAGTGTGGTGTTCAATCTCCAGCGTCCACGTGAGGAACGCCATGATAAAACCTGGGGTATGTTCATCTACCATTTGGACCAAAACCCTTAAGAATCAAACAGAAAggaatgtacagtaatgatTTGGAGCACAAATCTGTCAGATCTTTAATATGTTAAAATAGTCTAATAGTTTTATATACTTGCACCATCTAATGGTTTATTAAAAAGTTTGAATCTAATATGGTCATGTTTACATAAAACCTACATTAGTTTTTGGGTAAAAGACAGAAGGGATCAGAGCTGAAAAGATTAGTTCAGATTGATTTTTCAAAACTTCTGAAAGGTTAAGAGACAGTAATTATGCAATGTTTGCAAGTTTAAATGTGAAAGTTGTAAATTTGTTATTTGAGAGTTCTCTTGTTAAGACCTGTGGGtggataaaatgtgtttttgcagGTACTCATTTATAAGGTACCTTACCGAACTCTGGGACATTGACATGACAACACACTTCTTATTTGTTACTGAAtgcttgtgtatttgtttaacagAGGTGTTTGAGTCCCAGTACACTACTGGAGAGCTGCTGGGTAAAGGAGGCTACGGGAGTGTCCGTGCAGGAGTCCGTAAGGCAGACGGTAAACAGGTAACAGGACTGCACGTCTACAGCCAATTTACACTAATCAACACAATGCATCACAACTTGTAGACTGTATATGTCTTTTTAAGGttctttataaaaatgtaattatatattgtatatgtgaACAGGTTGCCATTAAACATGTGGGCAAGACGACGAATGACGTTTTCATCACCATTGTAAGTAACTTAATTTCTTTCTTAGATATTTGCACATAATTATGTATAGAATTATGTGTAAATTGATTGTTTCTGGTAACATAATAATGAATGATCCATAATAAATACC from Tachysurus fulvidraco isolate hzauxx_2018 chromosome 2, HZAU_PFXX_2.0, whole genome shotgun sequence encodes the following:
- the LOC113646743 gene encoding uncharacterized protein LOC113646743 isoform X2 yields the protein MRRTSLERLAPDRGNYLENISFPGPLMSKTQKEDVMRFIERKSQECLQHVEEPYQKEAYFFWKLMELRCNQNGNTLLAEVAVLLFKNYRLLKKLLGVNNQDSWCLPLAKLLCSDNPEDQILNDVIQMGQDLDSKGLTHAAQLCYIVAMEELQILERSSFELIGCDRLGISQSAMREAIEKTEVYEYVCWLTTGFSQPNFQSFKSYHAIRLFEFGLFDQAFEYCQTIATAIASFPQEISKTTMKLTIALSETLHQGKGKEPEWLLNLRQLYADKVFMPMTPEGSLMYSVVFNLQRPREERHDKTWEVFESQYTTGELLGKGGYGSVRAGVRKADGKQVAIKHVGKTTNDVFITIPGETHSLPLEVALMEMVSKPSRCEKVLELFEWFDTSDSYILVLERPSPCTDLRQFLNGHNCRLSETLVKQIMRQLVQAARHCNEHGVLHRDIKAENILINTETLELKLIDFGCGCLLQDTPYKCFAGTWAYCPPEWLCEELYLGVPATIWSLGVVLFDMVCGHLPFSCEDDIIDRNMRIASGLSQGCRDLILWCLHRHPYVRPTFEEILSHEWFEEPQKEVKDQLPLLESQITPWEVFESLYTPGDMLGEGGYGTVCAGYRNADGKQVAIKYVRKSPDNDFITIFGETRSLDWFEMSNCYISVLERPRPCTDVQK
- the LOC113646743 gene encoding uncharacterized protein LOC113646743 isoform X1, producing the protein MRRTSLERLAPDRGNYLENISFPGPLMSSKTQKEDVMRFIERKSQECLQHVEEPYQKEAYFFWKLMELRCNQNGNTLLAEVAVLLFKNYRLLKKLLGVNNQDSWCLPLAKLLCSDNPEDQILNDVIQMGQDLDSKGLTHAAQLCYIVAMEELQILERSSFELIGCDRLGISQSAMREAIEKTEVYEYVCWLTTGFSQPNFQSFKSYHAIRLFEFGLFDQAFEYCQTIATAIASFPQEISKTTMKLTIALSETLHQGKGKEPEWLLNLRQLYADKVFMPMTPEGSLMYSVVFNLQRPREERHDKTWEVFESQYTTGELLGKGGYGSVRAGVRKADGKQVAIKHVGKTTNDVFITIPGETHSLPLEVALMEMVSKPSRCEKVLELFEWFDTSDSYILVLERPSPCTDLRQFLNGHNCRLSETLVKQIMRQLVQAARHCNEHGVLHRDIKAENILINTETLELKLIDFGCGCLLQDTPYKCFAGTWAYCPPEWLCEELYLGVPATIWSLGVVLFDMVCGHLPFSCEDDIIDRNMRIASGLSQGCRDLILWCLHRHPYVRPTFEEILSHEWFEEPQKEVKDQLPLLESQITPWEVFESLYTPGDMLGEGGYGTVCAGYRNADGKQVAIKYVRKSPDNDFITIFGETRSLDWFEMSNCYISVLERPRPCTDVQK